Proteins encoded in a region of the Candidatus Rokuibacteriota bacterium genome:
- a CDS encoding UDP-glucose/GDP-mannose dehydrogenase family protein, which produces MNICVVGTGYVGLVTGAVFADLGNDIICVDKVKAKIEGLKQGRMPIYEPGLEEMVTRNMADGRLSFTTDLAEGVRRSEIIFIAVGTPAKANGETDLSAVEEVARGIGRAMDRYKVIVNKSTVPVGTGDLVREIVQKHQAAPVEFDVVSNPEFLREGSAIEDSLRPDRIV; this is translated from the coding sequence ATGAACATTTGCGTCGTAGGGACCGGGTACGTGGGCTTGGTGACCGGGGCCGTGTTCGCCGACCTCGGCAACGACATCATCTGCGTGGACAAGGTGAAGGCGAAGATCGAGGGCCTGAAGCAGGGGCGGATGCCGATCTACGAGCCGGGCCTGGAAGAGATGGTGACCCGGAACATGGCCGACGGGCGCCTCAGCTTTACCACGGACCTCGCGGAGGGCGTCAGGCGCTCCGAGATTATCTTCATTGCCGTCGGGACCCCCGCGAAGGCCAACGGCGAGACGGACCTCTCCGCGGTGGAGGAGGTGGCGCGGGGGATCGGGCGCGCCATGGACCGCTACAAGGTCATCGTCAACAAGTCGACGGTCCCGGTGGGGACCGGTGACCTGGTCCGCGAGATCGTCCAGAAGCACCAGGCCGCGCCGGTCGAGTTCGACGTGGTCTCGAACCCCGAGTTCCTCCGCGAGGGCTCGGCGATCGAGGACTCGCTCCGGCCCGACCGCATCGTGAT